CCGCATACCGACCGGAAAAAGATCTACCAGATCAATCACCTGATGCTGAAAAATACAGTAATCTGTCCCGCAGCCTACGAATTTGTAGAGAAAATGATGAAGAATATTAGCCGATAAAGCCTGAAGAAAGGAAGTTTAAGAATTCTGAAAAACAAAAGATTGTCATTTTAACAATCCTTTAGGAGCAATCCGCCTCAATTAGTTATTCTATTGGAATACTTTCAGAAGTGCGCTTAACTGTGAGAAACTTCCATCCTCCATCTTCCTTTCTTCTCATCAAAAAATTTCATTAATTTTTGTATTCAATGTTCTGTAAATGGCTTTCATAATTAGGCTTAACCACAAATAACTCCCATTTTCTAACCTCCATCTTCCATCTCAACTGCATTTTCAAAATTCCTCTTAAATAATTATAAAGTACGTTAAATAAGGACTTTACAGATAATTTAATGAAAAATGTTTCGTTTAAACTAAACAACCATTTAAAATATTACATTATGAAAAAGTTAATCTTGGCGGCAGCATTTATGGCAGCCGGAATAGTTACCGTATCAGCCCAGACAGAAACAAAGAAACCAGCTGAGACTACCCCTGCTAAAACTACGACAGCCCAACCACAGACAACGATGCCTGCAGCTACAACTACCGGAACCGTTTCTACAGATGCCGGTGCAACAAAACAAAGCACTACAGCCACAGCGACCGTTGATGGCGCTACGGCTGCTCCAGCTACTGAGGCGACGATGAGCGCAGAAGTAAACACAGAAGCTACAAAACCTTCAAAAGCAACCAAAGAAGATAAAAAAGGCAAAAAGAAAGCAAAGTCATCAAAGTAAATATTTCAGCAAACAGAAAGTAAGTCCTGAAGCATTCTTGTTTCAGGACTTTTTTATGGTAAAGCTTGTTTAATAAAAAAGTCTAAACAGCTTTTGTATTAAAAATTGCCCAATAATAATTTTTGTCCTGCTTTTCGGCTCGTTTTATTACATTCATTTCACAGATAAAGAGCAGCCTATTTAAAAATAAAAAAAGCGCTGTACAATACAGCGCTTTCTCCTTTCACTTTTTACTTTTTTCCCATTGTCCCGGGAACAGGCTATATCAAAAAAGGCCGGGAATTTTCCCAGCCTTGGTTTATTTTATACCACTCCTTGAGCTAACATGGCTTCTGCAACCTTCACGAATCCGGCAATATTGGCGCCTTTTACGTAGTTTACATAACCATCCTCATCTTTTCCGTAGTCTCTACAAGCTTTGTGGATACCGATCATGATTTCCTTCAATCTTGCATCTACCTCTTCAGAAGTCCAGTTAAGACGGATAGAGTTCTGCGTCATTTCAAGACCTGAAGTAGCAACACCTCCGGCATTGGAAGCTTTACCAGGAGAGAATAACACTTTATTATCAAGGAAATAGTTGATAGCATCTAAAGTAGAAGGCATATTTGCAGCCTCAGTTACACAAAGACATCCGTTCTCAACCAATTTCTTAGCATCTTCAAGATCTAATTCATTTTGAGTTGCAGATGGGAATGCTACATCACATTTTACATCCCAAGGACGTTTTCCTGCGTGGAATTCAGCAGATGGATATTTCTTAGCATAATCCTCAGCTCTGTTGTTTCCTGAAGATCTTAGTTCTAATAAATAATCAATTTTTTCTCCACTGATACCATCTTTATCATAGATATATCCATCAGGTCCAGAGATGGTTACTACCTTCGCTCCAAGCTCAGTCGCTTTTTTGATCACTCCCCAGGCTACGTTTCCGAAACCTGAAACCGTTACTGTTTTACCTTCGAAATTCTGTCCGATAGTTTTAAGCATCTGCTCTGCGAAATATACTACACCGTATCCTGTAGCTTCAGGACGGATTAGTGAACCTCCATAGGCAAGACCTTTTCCTGTAAGTACACCGGTAAATTCATTTCTGATTTTCTTATACTGTCCGAATAAATATCCGATTTCTCTTGCTCCTACACCAATATCTCCTGCTGGTACGTCTGTTTCAGGACCGATGTGCTTGCATAATTCAGTCATGAAAGCCTGGCAGAAACGCATTACTTCCATATCAGATTTTCCTTGAGGATCGAAATCAGAACCTCCTTTACCTCCACCCATCGGAAGAGTCGTCAGTGAGTTTTTAAATACCTGCTCGAATGCTAAGAATTTAAGAACTGACAGGTTTACAGTAGGATGGAAACGGATTCCTCCTTTGTATGGTCCGATTGCAGAGTTCATCTGGATTCTGAAACCTCTGTTTACCTGGATCTCTCCTTTATCATCAACCCATGGAACTCTGAAAATAATAATTCTTTCAGCTTCAGCCATTCTCTCAAGAAGTTTCATGCCTGTGTATTCCTTTTTAGTCATAATAAACGGAATTACAGTTACAGCAACTTCTTTTACAGCTTGTAAAAATTCTGGCTCATTAGGATTTTTTGCTTCAATTTTTGCAATAAACTCCTGGATTTTCTGGTCAATATTATATTGTTCCATATACTAAGGTTGAATATTATTGTCAACAAATTTAATTTTTTTTTCAAGATTCACAACACTCTATTTTAACATTGTTAAAAATTAAATAATAATGTTTCGAAATATTATTAAATTGATAATTTGTGTTTAAATTTTATTAAAAATTAAATGTTATGTCTTAAATAATGCAATATTAAGAAATCGTTAATTCTTAAATTGCGGTAAATTGTCTCCCGGAAAATGATTTTACTTTCCCTAAAAGTTCTAATTCTAAAATAACAGGCAGTATTTTGTATGAAGAGATGGAAATTTTCTGCGCCAGATCATCCAGTGTGATCTGTGGATTCTCTTTGATGGATTGATATACTATTTGTTGATTGTCAGAAAGTTGAGTGATTGTTTCACTGTATGGAAAGAGTTCCTCCATTTTCTCTCTGGGATTGTTGATCCCCAAAGAATCTATAAGTTCTCTTACCATAGAAATGGTGGCGGCTTTGTTCTGGGAAATCAGCTGGTTGCATCCCTGGCTGTAAGGATCTGTGATTTTTCCAGGAAGAGCAAAAACTTCCCGGTTATAATCATTGGCAAAGCTTACTGTACTTATAGAACCTCCTCCGAATGCTGTCTCTACAACAATTGTAACAGGTGATAGTCCTGCTATGATTCTGTTTCTCTGGATGAAATTTTCCCGGTCAGGTTTTCTGGACGAGTTGAATTCAGTCAGTAATGCACCGCCTTCCTGAAGAATTTTTTCAGATAGTTTTTTATTTTTTGATGGATACAGGGTGTGAAAGCCATGAGCCAACACAGCTATTGTAGGAATTTTATGATGAACAGACTGTTC
This region of Chryseobacterium vaccae genomic DNA includes:
- the gdhA gene encoding NADP-specific glutamate dehydrogenase translates to MEQYNIDQKIQEFIAKIEAKNPNEPEFLQAVKEVAVTVIPFIMTKKEYTGMKLLERMAEAERIIIFRVPWVDDKGEIQVNRGFRIQMNSAIGPYKGGIRFHPTVNLSVLKFLAFEQVFKNSLTTLPMGGGKGGSDFDPQGKSDMEVMRFCQAFMTELCKHIGPETDVPAGDIGVGAREIGYLFGQYKKIRNEFTGVLTGKGLAYGGSLIRPEATGYGVVYFAEQMLKTIGQNFEGKTVTVSGFGNVAWGVIKKATELGAKVVTISGPDGYIYDKDGISGEKIDYLLELRSSGNNRAEDYAKKYPSAEFHAGKRPWDVKCDVAFPSATQNELDLEDAKKLVENGCLCVTEAANMPSTLDAINYFLDNKVLFSPGKASNAGGVATSGLEMTQNSIRLNWTSEEVDARLKEIMIGIHKACRDYGKDEDGYVNYVKGANIAGFVKVAEAMLAQGVV
- the dprA gene encoding DNA-processing protein DprA, whose protein sequence is MISDEHLYTIALRECSLIGDILFHRLIQTFGSAEEAWKRAKKEYSKTEGLGRKTVSDIGNKEHLEFAEQELKFCEKNGVQIRLRHLNETPSLLNECPDAPAILYQKGSFDENAPKISIVGTRNMTSYGKQFIQDFFEATQSSKYISVSGLALGVDKEVHEQSVHHKIPTIAVLAHGFHTLYPSKNKKLSEKILQEGGALLTEFNSSRKPDRENFIQRNRIIAGLSPVTIVVETAFGGGSISTVSFANDYNREVFALPGKITDPYSQGCNQLISQNKAATISMVRELIDSLGINNPREKMEELFPYSETITQLSDNQQIVYQSIKENPQITLDDLAQKISISSYKILPVILELELLGKVKSFSGRQFTAI